The Thermogemmata fonticola nucleotide sequence GCGGAGGCGGGGAGCCGGGAGCGGATTCCGCCGGCGGGTTTGCCGGTGCCGGTGCCGCCGAAGCGAGACGGGACGAGCGGTCCGGGGGGTAGCTCGGAGGCGTTGCCGCCGCTGACGTTGCCGCCGGAGATACCGCCGGTGGTGCCGCCGCTGCCGGGCGCGGGAGGAGGCGGGAGTTCGACCTCGCGGTATCGGGCGGAGGTGGCCGGGCCGGAGCGGAGAAGAGGCGGGGAGGGCCGAGAGGCGCTGCGGGTGAGTTATCGGGCGTGGTCGGGTGCGGGTGCGGTGGAGGGATACCGCCTGCTGCGGTTTTTGAATTACACGGAGGAAGCGGTGACGGTGGAGGTGGAAGGGCGGCAGGTGGTGGTGCCGGGGCGGAGTGCGTTGCCGGTGTGGGTGGGTCCGGTGGTGCGGTGGCGTGTGGCGGGGGAGGCGGAGCGGCAGTGGGTGTTGGCGGCGGAGGTGGGGGGCGTGGATGTGGTCATGGGGCGGGGCGAGGGCGGCGGCGATGGGAAGCGGTGACAGCGGGGAGGCAGTGAGCTGGCAGCCGGTGGTCGAGGTGCCGCGACTACCGGTGCGGCGGCGGGAGTCCCACAAGGGGGATTACGGGACGGTGGTGGTGGTGGGCGGCAGCCGGGGGATGGCGGGAGCGGCGGTGCTGGCGGGTCGGGCGGCGTTGCGGAGCGGGGCGGGGCTGGTGCGGGTGGCCTGCCCGGCGGACATCTGGGACGTGGTGGCGGGGGCATATCCGGGGTACACGACGTGGGGGATACCGCAGAGCGCGGGGGGAACGTATGCGGAGGGAGCGGCGGAGGCGTTGGCGGCGGAGTGCGCGCGGGCGGATGCGGTGGCGATCGGTCCGGGGTTGGGGCGGCGGGCGGATACAGTGGCGTTGGTGCGGCGAGTGCTGGAGTTGTTGCCGGCGGAGCAGCCGGTGGTCATCGACGCGGATGGGTTGTATGCCCTGTCGCCGTATGCGGAGTGGGGGCTGCCGCCGGGGCGGAGCGTGGTGCTGACGCCGCATGCGGGGGAATTCGCCCGGCTGAGCGGCTGGACGGCGCCGGCGCACAATCCGGAAGTCCAGGATCAAGAGGCGGAGCGGCAGAGGCAGGCGGTGCGCTTTGCGCGGGAGCAGGGGGTGGTGCTGTTGCTCAAGGGGAGCGGGACGCTGGTGAGCGATGGTCGGCGGCTGTACCGCAACAGCACGGGCAATCCGGGGATGGCGACGGGGGGCAGCGGGGACGTGCTGACGGGGATGATCGGGGCGCTGTTGGCGCAGGGATGGGCGGGGTTTGAGGCCGCGGTGCTGGGAGCGTGGGTGCATGGGCGAGCGGGGGACCTGGCGGCGCGGCATCTCGGCTGGACGGCCCTGACGGCGGCGGACCTGCTCGATTACCTGCCCGCGGCGTGGAAGGAGCGGGAAACTTCCCCCTGGGCGGAAGGCACGTGACGGCAGGCACTTCACAGCGGGCGGTTGAGGGGGGCCGACTCCGGGGCGCGGGGGTTCAGGTGGCGGCGGACCAGGCCCTACTCGAAAGGCGGCTTTTCGGGTATTTTTCCGCAACATTGCACGATCGGTGTTTCTTCGTGAGCGGCACCCACCAGGCGAATGGTTTTGTTGGCCGAAAAATCTGACTTTTTTGCGATTGTTAAGACTTTTCGGCCTTGCTCGTTCCGGAATGGGAGTTAGGATGGAAGTTGGGTGGAAAAGTTTGGAGAGCAGCCCGCAGAGGGAAGATGGATGATGGACGGAAATCTTTCAACGGCGGTGTTGCAAGAGTATCTGTGCCGCTGGCGGGCTGGGGACACGGCGGCCCTCAACGAGCTGCTCCAGACGGTGTTCCGCCGGCTGCGATATTTGGCGGCGCATATGCTGCGGGGTTTTCCCAATCTGCGGCCTTATGCCGATTGCGATGATTTGCTGCAAGGAAGCATGCTGCGTTTTGTGCGGACGCTGCGGATCATCCAGCCGCGGACGACGCGGGACTTTTTCAATTTGGCGGCGGTGCACATGCGGCGGGAGCTGATGGACCTGGCACGGCGGGCCAAGCGGCGGATCGCGCCGTCCTCGTTGCACGCGGCCAGCGTGGAAGGGGAAAGTCAAGGGGAGCGGGTGAGGACGGACGTAATGGACTCCAGCTCTTGCCCGCAGAAGGTGGCCGATTTCGAGGTGTGGGTCCGCTTCCACGAGCTGGTGGACAATCTGCCGATTGAGGAGCGGGAGGTGGTGGGGCTGATCTTTTACCACGGCTGGAGGCAGCAGCAGATTGCCGAGCTGTTCAATGTGAGCGTGCGGACTGTTCGGCGGCGCTGGGAGACGGCCCGCCAGCGTCTCCGGGCCATGCTCCAGCAAGAATTCGACCGGTAAGCAGGAAAATTTCGACCTGCAAGAGCGGCGCTGTCATCGTCTTGTCCTGTCTCGGGGCGTACGGGGCTGGTGCGGTGGGTTCCTCTTTCAGGAAGAGCATCTCTGCAATAGCAGCGGCATGAAGGGGAGCGCGTCCGGCGGCAGCGGAGTGTTCCGAAGAGTGGGGCGAGGCGAACGGTACGTCGGGGTGCCAGCCGTGGGGCGGGGGTCGGCACTTCGGGGCCATTGCATCGCGGGGCCGGTTCGCTAGAGTTATCGTCAGAAGCGGCGGGAAGCCGGAAACCGATGAGGGCGCCAAGGTGCGACCGCCGTTGGGCGGCGGTCCGCGTGGGCGGATTCCCTGCGGCGGGGAGAGGTGGAGCGAGGCGAAGCGATGATTTTGCTCTGTCCGGGTTGCCGGGGTTTGGTGGAGCCGGCGGCGGAGGGAGGCAAGCTGCGCTGCCCGAAGTGCCAGCATGAGTTTGCCGCGCCCCAGCGTTATGAGCCAGAGGTGTTGCGCGGCGGGGTTGGGGGAATGGGGGCTAGCGGTGCG carries:
- a CDS encoding NAD(P)H-hydrate dehydratase, which gives rise to MWSWGGARAAAMGSGDSGEAVSWQPVVEVPRLPVRRRESHKGDYGTVVVVGGSRGMAGAAVLAGRAALRSGAGLVRVACPADIWDVVAGAYPGYTTWGIPQSAGGTYAEGAAEALAAECARADAVAIGPGLGRRADTVALVRRVLELLPAEQPVVIDADGLYALSPYAEWGLPPGRSVVLTPHAGEFARLSGWTAPAHNPEVQDQEAERQRQAVRFAREQGVVLLLKGSGTLVSDGRRLYRNSTGNPGMATGGSGDVLTGMIGALLAQGWAGFEAAVLGAWVHGRAGDLAARHLGWTALTAADLLDYLPAAWKERETSPWAEGT
- a CDS encoding RNA polymerase sigma factor, which codes for MMDGNLSTAVLQEYLCRWRAGDTAALNELLQTVFRRLRYLAAHMLRGFPNLRPYADCDDLLQGSMLRFVRTLRIIQPRTTRDFFNLAAVHMRRELMDLARRAKRRIAPSSLHAASVEGESQGERVRTDVMDSSSCPQKVADFEVWVRFHELVDNLPIEEREVVGLIFYHGWRQQQIAELFNVSVRTVRRRWETARQRLRAMLQQEFDR